From a region of the Equus przewalskii isolate Varuska chromosome 2, EquPr2, whole genome shotgun sequence genome:
- the IPO13 gene encoding importin-13, which translates to MERREEQPGAAGAGAAPALDFTVENVEKALHQLYYDPNIENKNLAQKWLMQAQVSPQAWHFSWQLLQPDKVPEIQYFGASALHIKISRYWSDIPTDQYESLKAQLFSQITHFASGSKIVLTRLCVALASLALSMMPDAWPCAVADMVRLFQAEDSPVDGQGRCLALLELLTVLPEEFQTSRLPQYRKSLVRASLAVECGAVFPLLEQLLQQPSSPSCVRQKVLKCFSSWVQLEVPLQDCEALIQAAFAALQDSELFDSSVEAIVNAISQPDAQRYVNTLLKLIPLVLGLQDQLRQAVQNGDMETSHGICRIAVALGENHSRALLDQVEHWQSFLALVNMIMFCTGIPGHYPVNETTSSLTLTFWYTLQDDILSFEAEKQAVYQQVYRPVYFQLVDVLLHKAQFPSDEEYGFWSSDEKEQFRIYRVDISDTLMYVYEMLGAELLSNLYEKLGRLLTSSEEPYSWQHTEALLYGFQSIAETIDVNYSDVVPGLIGLIPRISISNVQLADTVMFTIGALSEWLADHPVMINSVLPLVLHALGNPELSVSSVSTLKKICRECKYDLPPYAANIVAVSQDVLMKQIHKTSQCMWLMQALGFLLSALQVEEILKNLHSLISPYIQQLEKLAEEMPNPSNKLAIVHILGLLSNLFTTLDVSHHEDDHEGSELRKLPVPQGPNPVVVVLQQVFQLIQKVLSKWLNDAQVVEAVCAIFEKSVKTLLDDFAPMVPQLCEMLGRMYSTIPQASALDLTRQLVHIFAHEPAHFPPIEALFLLVTSVTLTLFQQGPRDHPDIVDSFMQLLAQALKRKPDLFLCERLDVKAVFQCAVLALKFPEAPTVKASCGFFTELLPRCAEVEPVGKVVQEDGRMLLIAVLEAIGGQASRSLMDCFADILFALNKHCFSLLSMWIKEALQPPGFPSARLSPEQKDTFSQQILRERVNKRRVKEMVKEFTLLCRGLHGTDYTADY; encoded by the exons ATGGAGCGGCGGGAGGAGCAGCcgggggctgcaggggctggaGCAGCACCAGCCTTGGACTTCACTGTGGAGAACGTGGAGAAG GCGCTGCACCAGCTCTACTACGACCCCAACATTGAGAACAAGAACCTGGCTCAGAAGTGGCTGATGCAGGCCCAGGTCTCCCCACAGGCCTGGCACTTCAGCTGGCAGCTGCTGCAGCCTGACAAGGTGCCTGAGATCCAGTACTTTGGGGCCAGTGCCCTGCACATCAAGATCTCTCGCTACTGGAGTGACATCCCTACTGACCAGTATGAAAGTCTAAAGGCACAGCTCTTCTCTCAGATCACCCACTTTGCCAGTGGCTCCAAGATTGTGCTGACTCGGCTATGCGTGGCACTGGCCTCCCTGGCTCTCAGCATGATGCCTGATGCTTGGCCATGTGCCGTGGCTGATATGGTACGGCTCTTCCAGGCTGAGGACTCACCGGTGGATGGCCAGGGCCGCTGCCTGGCCCTGCTAGAGCTGCTGACAGTGCTGCCTGAGGAGTTCCAGACCAGCCGCCTGCCCCAATATCGCAAAAGCCTCGTGCGGGCCAGCCTGGCAGTGGAGTGTGGGGCTGTCTTCCCATTGCTGGAGcagctgctgcagcagcccagctcACCCAGCTGTGTGCGTCAGAAGGTGCTCAAGTGCTTCTCCAGCTGGGTGCAGCTGGAGGTACCACTGCAGGACTGTGAGGCACTCATTCAGGCTGCCTTCGCTGCTCTGCAGGACTCGGAGCTCTTTGACAGCAGCGTGGAGGCCATTGTCAATGCCATCTCACAGCCTGATGCCCAGAG GTATGTGAACACACTCCTGAAACTCATCCCGCTGGTGCTGGGACTGCAGGATCAACTGCGACAGGCAGTGCAGAATGGGGACATGGAGACCTCCCATGGCATCTGTCGTATTGCTGTGGCCCTGGGCGAGAACCATTCCCG ggccttgCTGGACCAAGTAGAGCACTGGCAGAGCTTCCTGGCTCTTGTCAACATGATCATGTTCTGCACGGGCATCCCTGGCCACTATCCTGTCAATGAGACCACCAGCTCCCTGACTCTCACCTTCTGGTACACACTGCAG GATGACATTCTGTCCTTTGAGGCAGAGAAGCAGGCTGTATACCAGCAGGTGTACCGGCCAGTCTACTTCCAGCTGGTGGATGTGCTTCTGCACAAGGCCCAGTTCCCTTCTGATGAGGAATATGGATTCTGGTCCTCAGATGAGAAGGAGCAGTTCCGAATTTACAG GGTGGACATCTCAGACACGCTCATGTATGTCTATGAGATGCTGGGGGCCGAGCTGCTCAGCAACCTCTATGAAAAGCTGGGCCGTTTGCTCACCAGCTCAGAGGAGCCCTACTCCTGGCAG CACACAGAGGCCCTGCTCTATGGCTTCCAATCCATCGCAGAGACCATCGACGTCAACTATTCTGATGTGGTGCCCGGGCTTATTGGCCTCATCCCACGGATCAGCATCAGCAATGTGCAGCTGGCGGATACTGTCATGTTCACCATTG GAGCTCTGTCTGAATGGCTGGCTGACCACCCCGTCATGATCAACAGCGTTTTGCCCCTCGTACTGCATGCCCTAGGCAATCCTGagctctctgtctcttctgtgtCCACCCTCAAGAAGATCTGCCGAGAATGCAAGTACGACCTGCCACCCTATGCTGCCAACATCGTGGCTGTCTCCCAG GATGTGCTGATGAAACAGATCCACAAG ACGAGCCAGTGCATGTGGCTGATGCAGGCACTGGGCTTCCTCCTGTCAGCCCTGCAAGTGGAGGAGATTCTTAAGAACCTGCACTCACTCATTTCACCCTATATCCAGCAGCTGGAGAAGCTAGCAGAAGAGATG CCTAATCCCTCCAACAAGCTGGCCATTGTCCACATCTTGGGACTTCTCTCCAACCTCTTCACCACGCTGGATGTCAGTCATCATGAAGATGATCATGAAGGCTCTGAGCTCCGGAAGCTGCCAGTGCCACAGGGACCCAACCCC gttGTGGTGGTACTGCAGCAGGTCTTCCAGCTTATCCAGAAGGTGCTGAGCAAATGGCTGAATGATGCCCAGGTGGTGGAG GCGGTGTGCGCTATCTTCGAGAAGTCTGTTAAGACACTGCTGGATGACTTTGCGCCCATGGTGCCACAGCTGTGTGAGATGCTGGGTCGGATGTACAGCACCATCCCCCAGGCCTCCGCTCTTGACCTCACTCGACAG CTGGTCCACATCTTTGCTCATGAGCCTGCCCACTTTCCCCCAATCGAGGCTCTCTTCCTGCTCGTCACCTCCGTCACACTCACTCTCTTCCAGCAAG ggCCCAGGGATCATCCTGatattgttgattcatttatGCAACTCCTGGCACAG GCTCTGAAGCGGAAGCCAGATTTGTTCCTGTGTGAACGATTGGATGTCAAAGCTGTGTTCCAGTGTG CTGTGCTGGCCCTCAAGTTCCCCGAGGCTCCTACTGTCAAGGCCTCCTGTGGCTTCTTT ACAGAGCTGCTGCCTCGGTGTGCGGAAGTAGAACCCGTGGGAAAGGTGGTACAGGAGGATGGCCGTATGCTGCTCATAGCAGTGCTGGAG GCCATTGGGGGCCAGGCCTCCCGCAGCCTCATGGACTGCTTTGCTGACATCCTATTTGCCCTGAACAAACACTGCTTCAGCCTCCTGAGCATGTGGATCAAGGAGGCATTGCAGCCACCGGGTTTTCCCTCTGCCCGCCTCAGCCCTGAACAGAAGGACACCTTCAGCCAGCAGATCCTTCG cGAGCGAGTGAACAAGAGGCGAGTGAAGGAGATGGTGAAGGAGTTCACACTGCTGTGCCGGGGGCTGCATGGCACAGATTACACAGCTGACTACTGA
- the ARTN gene encoding artemin: MEPGCGGPSVPPHGPRPRRLPALWPTLAALALLSSVAEASLGPASRSPATREGPAPVPAPPAGHLPGGRAARVCGGRPRRPSPQPARPAPPPPAPSPAPSRGGRAARAGARGGRASRGSRARAAGARGCRLRSQLVPVRALGLGHRSDELVRFRFCSGSCRRARSPHDLSLASLLGAGALRPPPGSRPVSQPCCRPTRYEAVSFMDVNSTWRTVERLSATACGCLG, encoded by the exons ATGGAACCTGGATGTGGAGGCCCTTCTGTGCCGCCCCACGGGCCTCGGCCTAGGCGGCTG CCGGCCTTGTGGCCAACCCTGGCCGCTCTGGCCCTGCTGAGCAGCGTCGCCGAGGCCTCCCTGGGCCCCGCGTCCCGCAGCCCCGCCACCCGCGAAGGCCCCGCGCCCGTCCCGGCGCCCCCCGCCGGCCACCTGCCCG GGGGCCGCGCGGCCCGCGTGTGCGGCGGAAGACCCCGGCGGCCGTCGCCGCAGCCGGcccggcccgcgcccccgccgcccgcgccctcGCCCGCGCCCTCCCGCGGGGGCCGCGCGGCGCGTGCCGGGGCCCGGGGCGGCCGCGCGAGCCGGGGGAGCCGCGCGCGGGCCGCGGGGGCGCGGGGCTGCCGCCTGCGCTCGCAGCTGGTGCCGGTGCGCGCGCTCGGCCTGGGCCACCGCTCCGACGAGCTGGTGCGCTTCCGCTTCTGCAGCGGCTCCTGCCGCCGCGCGCGCTCCCCGCACGACCTCAGCCTGGCCAGCCTGCTGGGCGCCGGGGCCCTGCGGCCGCCCCCAGGCTCCCGGCCCGTCAGCCAGCCCTGCTGCCGACCCACGCGCTACGAGGCGGTCTCCTTCATGGACGTCAACAGCACCTGGAGGACCGTGGAGCGCCTGTCAGCCACCGCCTGCGGCTGCCTGGGCTGA